The Helicobacteraceae bacterium genome includes a region encoding these proteins:
- a CDS encoding ATP-binding cassette domain-containing protein, producing the protein MNSLVFHNLSFIYDKASQPVFSDISLQVYRGWTGIVGKSGAGKTTLAKLIAQKVKISVYYAEQRADDAPQNARDFINASNKEAFLLRDRLNIESDWLDRWHRLSYGERKRLQIAIALYKNPELLIIDEPTNHLDGEAREYLIGALEKYDGFGLLISHDRELLDRLCQRTIFVENGGAIARGSSYSTAAIERDREIDYAVKRRDLQSKEIRKLEKITQARREKAEQSRKRISKRDINPKDSDKKGRIDRAIVTSKDATDTNILRRFQSRLEQAKNKLETIAPRYETGVKIEAARYPKLFPIVFETRRIDERSRIGISGRNGCGKSRFIERFIKSRDWLEDEALYIPQEISASESIKLLRNVQTMKNDEKGWLMSLIVRLSGDPDALLQSASPSPGETRKLLLAFGLTQKPAIVVMDEPTNHLDIASIEALENALKAYNGALLLVSHDRRFLSNVTNEIWRFDVA; encoded by the coding sequence TTTTTAGCGATATATCTTTGCAAGTTTATCGCGGTTGGACGGGCATTGTAGGTAAAAGCGGCGCGGGCAAAACGACCTTAGCGAAACTGATCGCTCAAAAGGTCAAAATCTCCGTTTATTACGCCGAGCAACGCGCGGACGACGCGCCGCAAAACGCGAGAGATTTTATAAACGCCTCCAATAAAGAGGCGTTTTTGTTACGCGATCGGCTAAATATAGAAAGCGATTGGCTCGATAGATGGCACAGATTAAGTTATGGCGAGCGCAAACGTTTGCAGATAGCGATCGCGCTATACAAAAATCCGGAGTTGCTTATCATAGACGAACCGACAAACCATCTTGATGGCGAGGCGAGGGAGTATTTAATAGGCGCGCTAGAAAAATACGACGGATTTGGTCTGTTGATAAGCCACGATAGAGAGCTTTTAGATCGCTTATGCCAACGAACAATTTTTGTGGAAAACGGCGGCGCGATCGCGCGAGGCTCCTCTTATTCAACCGCCGCGATCGAACGCGATCGCGAGATAGATTACGCCGTTAAGCGCCGCGATCTGCAATCCAAAGAGATTAGAAAGTTAGAAAAAATAACGCAGGCGCGGCGCGAGAAGGCGGAGCAAAGCCGCAAACGCATTTCAAAACGCGATATAAATCCCAAAGATAGCGATAAAAAAGGACGGATAGACAGAGCGATCGTAACAAGTAAAGACGCGACGGATACAAATATATTAAGACGGTTTCAGAGCCGACTAGAACAGGCGAAAAATAAGCTAGAGACGATCGCGCCGCGTTATGAAACCGGCGTTAAGATCGAGGCGGCGCGTTACCCAAAACTATTTCCGATTGTTTTTGAAACGCGCAGAATCGACGAGCGTAGCCGCATAGGTATTTCAGGGCGAAACGGTTGCGGTAAAAGTAGGTTTATCGAGCGTTTTATAAAAAGCCGCGATTGGCTCGAAGACGAAGCGCTCTATATACCGCAGGAGATCAGCGCGAGCGAATCGATAAAACTGCTCAGAAACGTTCAAACGATGAAAAACGACGAAAAGGGCTGGCTTATGAGTTTGATCGTCCGTTTAAGCGGCGATCCAGACGCTTTACTGCAAAGCGCGTCGCCGAGTCCGGGCGAAACGCGAAAACTGCTGCTTGCGTTCGGGCTGACGCAAAAGCCGGCGATCGTAGTGATGGACGAGCCTACCAACCATCTGGACATAGCGTCGATCGAGGCGTTGGAGAACGCGCTAAAAGCCTATAACGGAGCGCTGCTGTTAGTAAGCCACGACCGTCGTTTTTTATCTAACGTTACGAACGAAATTTGGCGTTTTGACGTCGCGTAG